A region from the Patescibacteria group bacterium genome encodes:
- a CDS encoding AAA family ATPase gives MSKIIALVNQKGGVGKTTTAVNLAAYFARAGRRILLVDIDPQGNASAGVGANNETEQPHVYHVLLEPNSIKEVIQKTSYENLSILPAQADLAGAAVELVGAENREYKLKEALEKVSADYDYILIDCPPSLGLLTVNGLTAAQQVLIPIQAEYYALEGLGQLMNTINLIQEHLNNSLDILGALVTMYDSRNRLANAVVQELKNHFPNKLFMTMIPRNVRLAEAPSYGQPVMVYDAASRGAEAYRLLAEEVLKILESQTTYGQTI, from the coding sequence ATGTCAAAAATTATTGCTTTAGTAAATCAAAAAGGTGGCGTAGGTAAAACAACAACAGCAGTTAACCTGGCGGCTTATTTTGCCCGGGCTGGCCGAAGAATTTTGTTAGTGGATATAGATCCGCAGGGTAATGCCTCGGCCGGCGTAGGCGCTAATAACGAAACGGAACAGCCCCATGTTTATCATGTTTTGCTAGAACCTAACAGTATTAAAGAAGTTATTCAAAAAACCAGTTATGAAAATTTATCTATTTTACCGGCTCAGGCCGATTTAGCTGGCGCGGCTGTAGAATTGGTTGGCGCCGAGAACAGGGAATACAAACTTAAAGAGGCTTTAGAAAAAGTGAGTGCTGATTATGATTATATTTTAATTGATTGCCCGCCTTCTTTGGGTTTATTAACAGTTAATGGTTTAACAGCTGCTCAGCAAGTTTTAATACCCATTCAGGCTGAATATTATGCTTTGGAAGGCTTGGGTCAGTTAATGAATACAATTAATTTGATTCAGGAACATTTAAACAACAGTTTGGATATTTTGGGCGCTTTGGTAACCATGTACGATTCTAGGAATCGTTTGGCTAATGCGGTGGTGCAGGAGTTAAAAAATCATTTTCCTAATAAATTATTTATGACTATGATACCGCGCAATGTGCGCCTGGCCGAAGCCCCTAGCTATGGCCAGCCTGTTATGGTGTACGACGCGGCTTCACGGGGCGCCGAAGCTTATCGGTTGCTAGCCGAGGAAGTTTTAAAAATATTAGAATCACAAACAACTTATGGCCAAACCATTTAA
- a CDS encoding GIY-YIG nuclease family protein, with the protein MTKSFYYVYVLLSLKDRRFYIGLTSNLKKRFTDHNKGRNISTAGRLPFQLIFYESFLDKIDALRRERYFKTSKGKITLRLMLKEYLLRQGSSVG; encoded by the coding sequence ATGACAAAGTCTTTTTATTACGTTTACGTATTACTAAGCCTTAAAGATAGAAGGTTTTATATTGGTTTAACCAGTAATTTAAAGAAAAGATTTACTGACCATAATAAGGGCAGAAATATATCAACGGCAGGGCGTTTACCTTTCCAATTAATATTCTATGAATCCTTTTTAGATAAAATCGATGCCCTGCGTCGGGAAAGATATTTTAAAACCAGCAAAGGTAAAATAACTTTACGATTAATGTTAAAAGAATATTTGTTAAGGCAGGGTAGCTCAGTTGGTTAG
- a CDS encoding NAD(P)/FAD-dependent oxidoreductase, which produces MINPGRLTKPRLLIIGSGFAGLYSLWYLKKQGGWPDFDISLITSVNYFLFTPLLHEVAAGSLSAGNVVEPLRNKFPANIKIILDEVKTVNLDSRQVVTKAGRSLVYDYLVVAPGTRTNWFKVSGALENSWPLKTLAEALAIKNQLIANLEQATNLWEDSQQQLKLEKLLTWVIVGGGPTGVEMAAELSHLVKGTVVKLYPALAAKIKIILVQRGSELLKEFSPRFGQQARQKLTAQGVSIKFNSEVTLVNQVGLQLKSGEFINSQLVIWLAGVKPVAIAWQGDLDMVNNGRIKIQSNLQLFNYSNVYVLGDSAALLDKETNKLLPQLAQVAVGQAKITAHNLWAERKNKPLKEFVYKSKGNLVSLGQWLALAEIGNWFFEGPVAWWLWRTVYLSKLLSGRKKIQVAWEWTWNIFFPRNLYKP; this is translated from the coding sequence ATGATTAATCCAGGTAGATTAACTAAACCTCGGTTGTTAATAATTGGTAGTGGTTTTGCTGGTTTATATAGTCTATGGTATTTAAAAAAACAAGGTGGCTGGCCAGATTTTGATATAAGTTTAATAACGTCGGTTAATTATTTTTTGTTTACGCCATTGCTTCATGAAGTGGCCGCTGGTAGTTTGTCGGCTGGTAATGTGGTAGAGCCGTTAAGAAATAAATTTCCGGCTAACATAAAAATAATTTTAGACGAAGTTAAAACTGTAAATTTAGACAGTCGCCAAGTAGTTACTAAAGCCGGCCGGTCCTTGGTTTATGATTATTTAGTAGTGGCGCCCGGTACTAGGACTAATTGGTTTAAAGTGTCGGGTGCTTTAGAAAATAGTTGGCCTTTAAAAACTTTGGCTGAGGCTTTAGCTATAAAAAATCAGCTGATAGCTAATTTGGAGCAGGCTACTAATTTATGGGAGGATAGCCAGCAACAATTAAAGCTGGAAAAACTTTTGACTTGGGTTATAGTGGGCGGCGGACCGACCGGCGTGGAAATGGCGGCGGAATTAAGCCATTTGGTAAAAGGCACAGTAGTTAAACTGTATCCGGCTTTAGCCGCTAAGATAAAAATAATTTTAGTGCAACGCGGCTCGGAATTGTTAAAAGAGTTTAGCCCTAGGTTTGGTCAGCAGGCCAGGCAGAAACTAACTGCCCAAGGAGTTAGTATAAAATTTAATTCCGAAGTTACTTTGGTTAACCAGGTTGGCTTACAATTAAAGTCTGGTGAATTTATAAACAGTCAGTTGGTTATTTGGTTAGCCGGGGTAAAACCAGTAGCCATTGCTTGGCAAGGTGATTTAGATATGGTTAATAACGGCCGAATAAAAATACAATCTAATTTGCAATTGTTTAATTATTCCAATGTTTATGTGTTGGGTGATAGCGCGGCTTTGCTGGACAAGGAGACTAATAAGTTATTGCCACAGCTGGCTCAGGTGGCGGTTGGGCAGGCTAAAATTACCGCCCATAATTTATGGGCGGAGCGTAAAAATAAGCCGCTTAAGGAATTTGTTTATAAATCCAAAGGCAATTTAGTTTCCCTGGGCCAGTGGCTAGCCTTGGCCGAAATAGGCAATTGGTTTTTTGAAGGGCCAGTAGCCTGGTGGTTGTGGCGGACAGTTTATTTAAGCAAATTATTATCTGGGCGCAAAAAAATTCAGGTGGCTTGGGAGTGGACCTGGAACATATTTTTTCCGCGCAATTTGTATAAACCCTAG